GGGGCTAGCGTTGCTCGGAATCACTGGGCGTAAAGGGCGCGTAGGCGGCTGATTTAGTCGAGGGTGAAAGCCCGTGGCTCAACCACGGAATGGCCTTCGATACTGGTTGGCTTGAGACCGGAAGAGGACAGCGGAACTGCGAGTGTAGAGGTGAAATTCGTAGATATTCGCAAGAACACCAGTGGCGAAGGCGGCTGTCTGGTCCGGTTCTGACGCTGAGGCGCGAAAGCGTGGGGAGCAAACAGGATTAGATACCCTGGTAGTCCACGCTGTAAACGATGAATGCTAGCCGTTGGGGTGCATGCACCTCAGTGGCGCCGCTAACGCATTAAGCATTCCGCCTGGGGAGTACGGTCGCAAGATTAAAACTCAAAGGAATTGACGGGGGCCCGCACAAGCGGTGGAGCATGTGGTTTAATTCGAAGCAACGCGCAGAACCTTACCATCCCTTGACATGGCGTGTTACACCGAGAGATCGGTGGTCCCCTTCGGGGGCGCGCACACAGGTGCTGCATGGCTGTCGTCAGCTCGTGTCGTGAGATGTTGGGTTAAGTCCCGCAACGAGCGCAACCCACGTCCTCAGTTGCCATCATTTGGTTGGGCACTCTGGGGAGACTGCCGGTGATAAGCCGCGAGGAAGGTGTGGATGACGTCAAGTCCTCATGGCCCTTACGGGATGGGCTACACACGTGCTACAATGGCGGTGACAATGGGCAGCGAAGGGGCGACCTGGAGCGAATCCCCAAAAGCCGTCTCAGTTCGGATTGCACTCTGCAACTCGGGTGCATGAAGGCGGAATCGCTAGTAATCGTGGATCAGCACGCCACGGTGAATACGTTCCCGGGCCTTGTACACACCGCCCGTCACACCATGGGAGTTGGTCTTACCCGACGGCGCTGCGCCAACCGCGAGGAGGCAGGCGACCACGGTAGGGTCAGCGACTGGGGTGAAGTCGTAACAAGGTAGCCGTAGGGGAACCTGCGGCTGGATCACCTCCTTTCTAAGGATGCTGTTGGCAGGATGGCAGACGCTAAGTCGGCCCTCTCCTCGTACGGCGTCATTGGAATCAGGGCTCAGTCAGAGCCCATTTGGCGGGACGCGCCGTCTTCGTTTCTCTTTCTCATCATCCGGACAAAGCTGGGCTGCAGGGCTCAAGCGACGGGCCTGTAGCTCAGGTGGTTAGAGCGCACCCCTGATAAGGGTGAGGTCGGACGTTCGAGTCGTCCCAGGCCCACCATTGTTCTCGGGGCCTCAAACGCCGGCGGCGACATCCGTCGCCTCAGGCTTCCCGCGCCACGCGGCGCGGCGGCCCGTCGGCCTTGCGAGGCTTCGCCTCGAACCAACGAGCGGCGTCCCACGGGGCTGTAGCTCAGTTGGGAGAGCGCGTGCTTTGCAAGCATGAGGTCGTCGGTTCGATCCCGTCCAGCTCCACCACCCTCCCCTGCCATCAGGCAGAGGTCGCAGGGTCGTCCGGATCAAAGAGCTTCGCACTCACCAACGCTGTAGCGGGTGGGATGCGGATATCTGACATCGTGAAGAGGGAATGTGCCCGGTGGCTTGCGAAAGCCGGCCGACCGGGTGCGTTCGGCAAGCATAAGGCAGCCCCTGCGAAAGTGGTGGCTGCCGGTCTTTATCGTGACCGTGGATGGTCGGTGCTCGAAGCTCTAAAGGCTTTCGATCACCACCGGACACCGATCATGAGAGCGATCAAGTGCCTTAAGAGCATCTGGTGGATGCCTTGGCGCTGAGAGGCGATGAAGGACGTGGTACGCTGCGATAAGCCTTGGGGAGCTGCGAACGAGCTTTGATCCGAGGATCTCCGAATGGGGAAACCCACCTTCAGCCACCGTATCGTGGAAGCAGGGCAACCTGCTCTCACGCTACGATGGTTCGAGAAGGTATCAGGCCCTGAATTCATAGGGGTTTGAAGCGAACCCGGGGAACTGAAACATCTCAGTACCCGGAGGAAAGGACATCAACGAGACTCCGTCAGTAGTGGCGAGCGAACGCGGACCAGGCCAGCGCCTGGCATGACGCTTACCGGAACGGCCTGGAATGGCCGGCAGAATGGGTGACAGCCCCGTACGGGACAAGCCAATGCCAGGACACGAGTAAGGCGGGACACGTGAAATCCTGTCTGAAGATGGGGGGACCACCCTCCAAGCCTAAGTACTCCTCAGCGACCGATAGCGAACCAGTACCGTGAGGGAAAGGTGAAAAGCACCCCGACGAGGGGAGTGAAACAGTTCCTGAAACCGGATGCTTACAAACAGTGGGAGCCCAAGATCCGTTCTGGGTGACCGCGTACCTTTTGTATAATGGGTCAGCGACTTAAAGTAGTGGGCAAGCTTAAGCCGATAGGCGAAGGCGCAGCGAAAGCGAGTCTGAACAGGGCGTTCAGTCCGCTGCTTTAGACCCGAAACCAGGTGATCTAGCCATGCGCAGGATGAAGGTGCGGTAACACGCACTGGAGGTCCGAACCAGTGCCCGTTGAAAAGGTCTTGGATGACGTGTGGTTAGGGGTGAAAGGCCAATCAAACCTGGACATAGCTGGTTCTCCGCGAAAGCTATTTAGGTAGCGCCTCGAATGAATGCCGTGCGGGGTAGAGCACTGGATGGGCTAGGGCCGCCCACAGCGGTACCGCACTCAACCAAACTCCGAATACGCACGAGCACTACTCGGGAGACACACGGCGGGTGCTAACGTCCGTCGTGAAGAGGGCAACAACCCTGACCGACAGCTAAGGCCCCCAATTCGTGGCTAAGTGGGAAAGGATGTGGGACTCCCAAAACAACCAGGAGGTTGGCTTAGAAGCAGCCATCCTTTAAAGAAAGCGTAACAGCTCACTGGTCTAGCTAAGGGGTCCTGCGCCGAAAATGTAACGGGGCTCAAGCCACGAGCCGAAGCTTCGGGTGCATCTTACGATGCGCGGTAGCGGAGCGTTCCCTAGGCTGATGAAGGGATACTCGCGAGAGATCCTGGAGGTATGGGAAGTGCGAATGCTGACATGAGTAACGACAAAGAGTGTGAAAGACACTCTCGCCGAAAGTCCAAGGGTTCCTGCGTAAAGTTAATCTGCGCAGGGTCAGCCGGCCCCTAAGGCGAGGCCGAAAGGCGTAGTCGATGGGAATGGGGCGAATATTCCCCAGCCAGTGGATGGTGACGGATGCCGTGTATCGTCTGAGCTTATCGGATTGCTCGGGCGGTGAAGGGGTCCCAGGAAATAGCCTCCACATCAGACCGTACCCGAAACCGACACAGGTGGACTGGTAGAGCATACCAAGGCGCTTGAGAGAACGATGCTGAAGGAACTCGGCAATCTGCCTCCGTAACTTCGGGATAAGGAGGCCCCAGCTTTGCGCAAGCAGGGTTGGGGGGCACAGACCAGGGGGTGGCGACTGTTTATCTAAAACACAGGACTCTGCGAAGTCGAGAAGACGACGTATAGGGTCTGACGCCTGCCCGGTGCCGGAAGGTCAAGAGGAGAGGTGAAAGCCTTGAATCGAAGCCCCGGTAAACGGCGGCCGTAACTATAACGGTCCTAAGGTAGCGAAATTCCTTGTCGGGTAAGTTCCGACCTGCACGAATGGCGTAACGATCTCCCCGCTGTCTCCAGCATCGGCTCAGTGAAATTGAACTCCCCGTGAAGATGCGGGGTTCCTGCGGTCAGACGGAAAGACCCCGTGCACCTTTACTGTAGCTTTGCGCTGGCCCTCGTGTCGGCATGTGTAGGATAGGTGGTAGGCACTGAAGTTCGGGCGCCAGCCTGGATGGAGCCGTCCTTGAAATACCACCCTTGACGTTATGAGGGTCTAACCGCGCTCCGTGATCCGGGGCCGGGACCGCGCATGGCAGGCAGTTTGACTGGGGCGGTCGCCTCCCAAAGCGTAACGGAGGCGTGCAACGGTAGGCTCAGACCGGTCGGAAATCGGTCGTCGAGTGCAATGGCATAAGCCTGCCTGACTGCGAGACAGACACGTCGAGCAGAGACGAAAGTCGGTCATAGTGATCCGGTGGTCCCGCGTGGGTGGGCCATCGCTCAACGGATAAAAGGTACGCCGGGGATAACAGGCTGATGACCCCCAAGAGTCCATATCGACGGGGTCGTTTGGCACCTCGATGTCGGCTCATCACATCCTGGGGCTGGAGCAGGTCCCAAGGGTTCGGCTGTTCGCCGATTAAAGTGGTACGTGAGCTGGGTTCAGAACGTCGTGAGACAGTTCGGTCCCTATCTGCCGTGGGTGTAGGAGTTCTGAGAGGATCTGTCCCTAGTACGAGAGGACCGGGATGGACGAACCTCTGGTGGACCTGTTGTGGCGCCAGCCGCAGTGCAGGGTAGCTATGTTCGGTCGGGATAACCGCTGAAGGCATCTAAGCGGGAAACCCCCCTTGAAACGAGAACTCCCTCGAGAGCCGTGGAAGACGACCACGTGGATAGGCTGGATGTGCAAGCGCGGTAACGCGCTGAGCTGACCAGTACTAATCGCTCGATCGGCTTGATCGCTCTCATGATCCGTGTCCGGATCGACCACACACACGATGAAGACGCACTGGCAGTCCGCAGCGACTGCCACTCACAAAAATGCTTGCCGGACGGACGTGCTTGGCCGGTCTGGTGGTCTGTGCGGGGTGATCAGAACCCGATCCCATCTCGAACTCGGCCGTTAACCGCCCCAGCGCCTATGGTACTGTGTCTCAAGACACGGGAGAGTCGGTCACCGCCAGACCTGCCAAGCACGTACACATTCCCTCTCTACGACAACACCCTGGCGCGGGGTGGAGCAGCCCGGTAGCTCGTCAGGCTCATAACCTGAAGGTCACAGGTTCAAATCCTGTCCCCGCAACCAAAACACCTTCGAACAGGCCCGTCGGCGAAAGCTGACGGGCCTGTTCGCGTTCGTGCTGATCTCGCCGCGGCCGAACCCGGAAGGCGGTCCCCGGGGCCGGCGCCCGATTCGGAAGGGGAGGGGGCCAATGCGCAAGACCCGGGACGACGTCGCGGTCGGGTGAACGCTCACCGAGGGTCGAGTTCGCGACGCGGTATCCCCCAATAGCCGATCGAAGCTGATGAAGGCGTGTTCGCCCCTCCCGGCCGGCCGCGTCGAACGCAGCATCGGCCTCGACGACCGTTTGCTGGACGGGCCCGTGCGCCCACATCGACGCGAAGGGAAGCCTCCCCCGCGGGCAAGCGGAGCCGCTGCGGGCGACGCGCAAGGGCTACCCGTTCCGATGGCCGTCCGGATGTCGGCCCCGCACCCGGCGAGCGACCGTCGTCGTCATCGGCCACTGGCTCTGTTCACAGAAATAGCCAGTGCCCTGCGGCGTTGCGCGAGCGTCGACGGAATGTCGCGCGCCGACTCGCCGGGCCGATCGATTCGATCAGGAACCCGCATCCTTGTCATATGTTATCGAAACACTCACCGCGGCACGCCGCAGATCACCGGAGATACTGACATGGCGGACAAGAAGCAGCAGAATCAGGCGCACAACACTGACGATCACACCCGTCACAACCATAAGAATCCGGACGCGCCGAATCAGGGCACCGTGCAGCACTCGGATGACGGCCGCCTCAAGGAGAACCGCGACAAGGGCATCCACCGCGGCGACAAGGAATAGCCTTCGGCGTCGAGCCGGAGTGGAAGGGCCGCCGCGAGGCGGCCCTTTTCGTTTGGCGACAACTCGTCGGCCTGCCTGTCGGCATCGGTACCCGCCCCGTCGTCCCGGGTTCCGGCTTGCGGCGAGGCCCGGAACGAGGGGTCGGCTGTCGCTTCGACCGGCCAGAGCCGGTCGAAGCGTGATTCACGCCGCGGGGCGGCCGTCGCGCCAGGGGCGTAGAGGGCCCGGGATGCGGAAGTCGCGCGGGACCGCGAAGTCGCGGGCGCCGCCGTGGGCGGCGGCGAGGCCGCCGGGGAATCCGCTGCGGTTGTGGTACTCGTAGGTGCCCCGCGGCGGCACGCGCTTGTCGGCGGTGAGACCCTGGACGCAGACGATGTCGGCGAGGGTCACGCCGGCCACCGCCGCGGTGGCGAGCGCCAGGTTGCCGGCGCGGGGGTTGTCGCCCTCGAAGCCGGTCGCCAGGGTCGCGAGGTCGACCGCGTCGCCCGCGACCCGGCCCCAGATCCACGGGGTCGGATCGTGGCTCATCAGGATGGCGGCGCCGGTCGCGACCTCGCGGGCGCCGTAGGCCTGGATCAGGGCCTCGCGGCCCTCCAGGCCCAAGGCCCGGCAGAGTGCGCGGGGCGCCAGGATCTCGGCGAGGCCGAGGCCGATCGAGAACCAGCCGAGGCCGCGGGCGAGCGCATCGTGCGCGGTGCGCGAGCGGGGATCGACGGTCCGTTTCATGGTCGAGCGCGTCATGGCCGGATCATCACCTTGATGCAGCCGTCCTGCTTGTCCCGGAACGTCCGGTACATCTCCGGCCCCTGCTCCAATCCCACCGTGTGGGTGATGACGAAGGACGGGTCGATCTGACCCTCCTCGATCCGCCGCAGCAGGTCGTCGCTCCAGCGGTTGACGTGGGTCTGGCCCATCCGGAAGGTCAGGCCCTTGTTCATCGCGGCGCCGAACGGCACCTTGTCGATCAAGCCGCCATAGACGCCCGGGATCGACAGCACCCCGGCCGGGCGGCAGACCATGATCATCTGGCGCAGCACGTGCGGCCGGTCGCTCTCCAGCATCACCGCTTGCTTGGCGCGGTCGTAGATCGCGTCGAGCGAGGTGGTGGCGTGGGCCTCCATCCCGACCGAGTCGATGCACTTCTCCGGCCCCTTGCCGTCGGTCATGTCGTTGAGCCTGGCGACGACGTTCGACTCCTCGTTGAGGTCGATCGTCTCGGCGCCGCCGGCGCGCGCCATGGTCAGCCGCTCGGGCACCCGGTCGATGGCGATGACGCGCCTGGCTCCGAGCAGGATCGCCGAGCGGATCGCCATCTGGCCGACCGGGCCGCAGCCCCAGATCGCCACCGTGTCCTCCGGCTGGATGTCGCACTGCACGGCCGCCTGCCAGCCGGTCGGGAAGATGTCGGAGAGGAAGAGGAGCTTCTCGTCGGGGATGCCCTTCGGCACCTTGATGTGGGTGGCGTCGGCGAAGGGCACCCGCAGGTACTCGGCCTGGCCGCCCGGATAGCCGCCGGTGAGGTGGGTGTAGCCGAACAGGCCCGCGGTGGTGTGGCCGAAGGCGGTCTCGGCGAGCTTGGCGTTGCGGTTCGAGCGCTCGCACACCGAGAAGTTGCCGCGCTTGCACTGCTCGCACTGGCCGCAGATGATCGTGAACGGCACCACGATCCGGTCGCCGACCTTCAGCGCCGTGTTGTCCCGGCCGACCTCGACCACCTCGCCCATGGTTTCGTGGCCCATGATGTCGCCCGACTTCATGCCCGGCATGAAGTGGTCGTAGAGGTGCAGGTCCGAGCCGCAGATGGCGCAGGAGGTTACCTTGATGATCGCGTCGCGCCCGTCCTCGATCGTCGGATCGGGGACCGTGTCGCAGCGGATATCCGCAGTGCCGTGCCAGACGAGGGCCTTCATCGCTGATCGGTCTCCGGGGCTCTCGTGCCGCGGAAGGCCGGGATTGGCTGGCCGCGCGCACGGGCCGCCCGCCGGCCAGGATGCTTATACTCCCTACCGGTAGACGGCGATGCTCGGACAACCGATCAGCGTTGGGGCTGTTCCTTGAAACCTAACGGGGTCGGGGCGCGGCGCCGCCGCGGCGCAGCTCCAGGGTCGCCCAGCCCTCGATCAGCCGGCGCCGGCGCAGGCGGAAGCCCTGCGCGGCGTAGGCCGAGAGCACGCCCGGCACGTCGCGGGGGATCAGGCCGGAGAGCACAAGGGTGCCGTCGCTGGCCACCGCGCGGGCGAGGCTGGGGGCGAGGCCCCGCAGCGGCCGGGCCAGGATGTTGGCGAAGACGAGGTCGTAGCCGCGGGCGACGCCGGCGAGCGGGTGGCGCAGGCCCGGCGCCTCGTAGAACGCCATCAGGTTGGCGAGCCCGTTGAAGGCGGCGTTGGTGCGGGCGGTCGCCACCGCCTCGGGGTCGAGGTCGCCGGCGATGACGCGGGTGTGCAGGAGGCGCGCCGCAGCGAGCCCCAGGATGCCGGTGCCGGTGCCGACGTCGAGGATGCGCCGGGGCCGGCGGCGCTTCACCTCGTCGACCAGGGCCATGAGGCAACCGAGCGTGGTGCCGTGATGCCCGGTGCCGAAGGCGAGCGCCGCCTCGATCTCGATCGGCAGGTCGTTCGGCTGCACCCGAGCCCGGTCGTGCGAGCCGTGGACCAGGATCCGGCCGGCCCGCACGGGCTTCAGCCCTTCGAGGGAGGCGCGCACCCAGTCCTGCTGGTCGATCGCCGCGAAGGCCGCCTCGTCGGCCGCGTCGCCGACGATCGGGCGGATCAGCTCGCGCACCGCCTCCTCGTCGGGCTCCTCGGAGAAGTAGGCCTCGAGGTGCCAGGTCCGGCCGTCCTCGGCCTCGAAGGCCGCGACGGCGGTCTCGGTCGGGTCGAAGACCTCGCCGATCAGGTCCGTCATGGCGCGGGCCGCGCGCTCGTTCGTGTCGAGTCGCAGCACGTGGGTCGGGCGGTGGGGCGGCAGGCCTTCGAGCATGCCCGCGCCCATAGCATCCGCGCCGGCCGCCGTCACCGCCCCGTCACGCGGGGGCGGCATCTCTCTTCGGCGCGCGCCGCGGCCCGCCGCCCCGGTGCCCCTGCGTGGCGTCGGCGGCACGGCCGGCCTGTCGCTGGGAAAACTTCGCCCGCCGCGGCGGAACCGGCGCGGCGGTTCGGCGTTCATAGCGGCGCCGGTCGTCAGAAGCCGGCCGTTGAAGGATCGTAAGATGCGTACCCGAGTTCGCGAGCAGGATCGGCCGGATGTCCCCGCCGGGATCGCTCTGGCTCCCGGGCGGGACTCCCCCGCCCTTCGGGATTCCGCGACTTGGCGCCGTACGGCGCCGCTCACTGCCGAGGATACGGCCCTGCCGGGCCGCATGCTCATGCTGCTCAGCCGCCTTCATCGGAGCGAGCTGCAGTTGAAGGCCGATTCGGAGGAGGCCGGCGCGTAGGCCCGCGCGGCGCTCGGGCGAGGCGGCCTCGCCTCGCCCCGGATGGCGGGCCCCGGACGATCGCGCCGCGACCATCCGGAGCCTTCGGTGACGTGGTGCGCGTCCTCACGCGCCGAGGCGCGACCCCAGGCGGGCATCCGGCACGTAGCCGCGGTTCCAGGTCGGGCTGATCACCACCTCGTTGAGGCAGACGTGCTTCGGCCGGGTCGCCACGAACAGGATCAGGGCCGCCATGTCGTCGGGCTGGAGCATGCGGGCGCGGTCCTCGGCGCTCACCGGCACCGGGCGCTTGTCGAGGATCGGCGTCGCGACCTCGGCCGGGCACAGCACCGTCGAGCGGATGCCGTTGACGCATTCCTCCATGTTGATGCTGTGGCTCATCGCCACCACGGCGTGCTTGGCCGCCGTGTAGGCCGGGCCGCTCACCGGGCTCACGTAGCGCCCGGCCCAGGAGGCGGTGTGGATCAGCACGCCGTCGCCCTGCCGGCGCATCAAGGGCAGCACCGCCAGCGAGGCGTAGAAGGCGCTCGACAGGTTGGCCGCGATCACCGCCTGCGCGCCCTCCGGCGAGAGGGCGTCCCAGCGCCGCTCGCGCACGTTGCTGCCGGCGTTGCTGACCAGCACGTCGAGCCGGCCGAAGCGCCCGGCGATGCCGTCAACGATCGCCTGGACGCGGGCGGCATCGGTGACGTCCCCGGGCTCGACCGCGGCCTCGCCGCCAGCGGCCGCGATGCGCTCGGCGAGCGCGCGCAACGGCTCCTCGCGGCGCCCGGTGAGCACCACCCGGGCTCCCGCGCCCGCGAGGCCCAGGGCCGCGGCCTCGCCGATGCCGCTGCCCGCGCCGGTCACCCAGGCGACCTTGCCGGTGAGATCGTGCGTCATGATCGTCTCCTCCCCGTCGTTGTGGTTCGGCGGCCGCGCGCCGTGGCAGGCCGTCCTTCGTGCCTGTCTGCCAAGTGACAGCGGTGGCGCGCAAGCCGGGGAGCGGTGGCTTCGCGGTGGATGAGGTTCGGCGGGGGAAGGTGGGACGCGCGAACGGCCTGATGGCGCTTGCAGGCGGACGGCTCCGCGAGACGGATGCTCGCCCGACCGTCCTTGACGATGTCGCGACGCGAAGCGTCGTCCCGGGCGGCGACACCCGGGAGCCATGAAGCGGGATCCATGAGGGCTGAGGATTCAGGACGAGGCGGAACGCGGCCCGCGCCGCTCGCGGTCATGGATCCCGGTTTCCCGGCTGCGCCGAGGCCCGGGAGGATGGGACGAGGTTTCGGCCTACAGGCCGGTTCCGGCTCTCCAAGTCGATCGACGAGGCCTCAGTGCAGGTAGCCCAGGAAGAACAGGATCAGGATGATCGGAAGCGGGATACCGATCAACCAGAGCAGCCCACCTTTCATCATCGTCGCCTCCATTGCTCCGTGAATACTCTTCTGCAGTACTAACGGAGCTTGGCGTGGTCTGGTTCCGAGCAGGTCGTCGGGCTCGGCGTTCGCGTCGGCATCGCCGGACGGCCGAACGCGGGCGATCCTCTCGACAGCGCTCCGCCCCGGCCGCTAAGCTCGGCAATACGCTGGAGAGGATGGCTCAGGGTGCGCAACCCGGATCCGCCGGCGGCTGGGGCGCCTCATGGCCGAGATCAAGATCGTCGCGGGCAGCTGCGGCAAGGGACGCGGCCAATACGAGGCCGGCGTCTTCACGACGCCCGACGGGATCGAGCGCGGCGTCGACGCGGTCGTCACGATCGAATCGCATGGCGGCGTGGCCGGGGAACGCGGCTGGGGCGAGCAGGTGCTGACCGGGATCAAGGGCGGCCTCGGCCTCGCCTCCACGCTCGATCTGACCGGCGCGGCCGGCCTCGCCGCCTCCGCCCTGGCAGCCGTCGAAGCCGACGAGAACCAGCCGAAGGCCCTGGTCGAGATCGCCTTCGTGGATGGCGGGTTCATCGTCGCCCTGGCGGATGCCCGGCTGACCGCCTTGGTGATGCATGACCGCGAGGTCCTGCGCGTCGGCTTCGCGCGAGCGGCGAACCGCGTCGCTGCGCTGCCCACCCCGGATGCTTCCGCCGGGCGCGCGCTTCAGGCCGCCGGCGATGTGGTTCAGGCCGCCGCGGAGGCCGCGGGCAACAGCCTGAATTCCGCCCTTGGTTTCGTCCGGCGGTCCGTCCGCCTGGAGCGGGGGTGAGTACCGCTCACGCCGCCCGCTCGACCGCCTCGCTCGCCGCCGCCACGCTGACCCGGTCGCGCCCGCGCGCCTTGGCTTCGTAGAGCGCCGCATCCGCCCGCGCGATCGCCGCCTGGATGTCGGGGTCGCACGGCGCGACGGCCGCGACCCCGATGCTCACGGTGACCGGGATGCCGG
The sequence above is drawn from the Methylobacterium terrae genome and encodes:
- a CDS encoding cyclase dehydrase; its protein translation is MTRSTMKRTVDPRSRTAHDALARGLGWFSIGLGLAEILAPRALCRALGLEGREALIQAYGAREVATGAAILMSHDPTPWIWGRVAGDAVDLATLATGFEGDNPRAGNLALATAAVAGVTLADIVCVQGLTADKRVPPRGTYEYHNRSGFPGGLAAAHGGARDFAVPRDFRIPGPLRPWRDGRPAA
- a CDS encoding 50S ribosomal protein L11 methyltransferase translates to MLEGLPPHRPTHVLRLDTNERAARAMTDLIGEVFDPTETAVAAFEAEDGRTWHLEAYFSEEPDEEAVRELIRPIVGDAADEAAFAAIDQQDWVRASLEGLKPVRAGRILVHGSHDRARVQPNDLPIEIEAALAFGTGHHGTTLGCLMALVDEVKRRRPRRILDVGTGTGILGLAAARLLHTRVIAGDLDPEAVATARTNAAFNGLANLMAFYEAPGLRHPLAGVARGYDLVFANILARPLRGLAPSLARAVASDGTLVLSGLIPRDVPGVLSAYAAQGFRLRRRRLIEGWATLELRRGGAAPRPR
- a CDS encoding SDR family oxidoreductase; the encoded protein is MTHDLTGKVAWVTGAGSGIGEAAALGLAGAGARVVLTGRREEPLRALAERIAAAGGEAAVEPGDVTDAARVQAIVDGIAGRFGRLDVLVSNAGSNVRERRWDALSPEGAQAVIAANLSSAFYASLAVLPLMRRQGDGVLIHTASWAGRYVSPVSGPAYTAAKHAVVAMSHSINMEECVNGIRSTVLCPAEVATPILDKRPVPVSAEDRARMLQPDDMAALILFVATRPKHVCLNEVVISPTWNRGYVPDARLGSRLGA
- a CDS encoding zinc-dependent alcohol dehydrogenase, whose protein sequence is MKALVWHGTADIRCDTVPDPTIEDGRDAIIKVTSCAICGSDLHLYDHFMPGMKSGDIMGHETMGEVVEVGRDNTALKVGDRIVVPFTIICGQCEQCKRGNFSVCERSNRNAKLAETAFGHTTAGLFGYTHLTGGYPGGQAEYLRVPFADATHIKVPKGIPDEKLLFLSDIFPTGWQAAVQCDIQPEDTVAIWGCGPVGQMAIRSAILLGARRVIAIDRVPERLTMARAGGAETIDLNEESNVVARLNDMTDGKGPEKCIDSVGMEAHATTSLDAIYDRAKQAVMLESDRPHVLRQMIMVCRPAGVLSIPGVYGGLIDKVPFGAAMNKGLTFRMGQTHVNRWSDDLLRRIEEGQIDPSFVITHTVGLEQGPEMYRTFRDKQDGCIKVMIRP